In the Hordeum vulgare subsp. vulgare chromosome 7H, MorexV3_pseudomolecules_assembly, whole genome shotgun sequence genome, one interval contains:
- the LOC123409838 gene encoding glutamyl-tRNA reductase-binding protein, chloroplastic: MSLTSPSLLSSPLPSGGSLVSKKPSASSLAVSTARRGVRVVAEAAAVSFSAPSVSAQRTQPSAAEVARTVVELAPSGTLSVVGADGWPLGVGARFVADATGAPALCLATAGVTVPDARASFHVEFQQSGARTPQCTFLGALAKPSDEYELKKLSTRWETKFGEEIDEDRLYLISVERILHMEDFNEGRVWVVPSEYSDAEPDPLRNFAESVVEEMNSEHAEDVHRIYSIYVESDFQALDVKMIWVDRLGFDLHVHSEEGIFAVRIPFSRQVSDQKAVKSSFNMMSHHAWEVEKSYATPEFEKVQFLKKVT, encoded by the exons ATGTCGTTGACATCCCCTTCCCTCCTCTCTTCCCCGCTCCCCTCCGGCGGCTCCCTCGTCTCCAAGAAGCCGTCTGCTTCGTCGCTCGCCGTCTCAACGGCGAGGCGTGGAGTCCGGGTGGTAGCAGAGGCCGCGGCGGTATCGTTCTCCGCACCGTCGGTGTCGGCACAGCGGACCCAACCGTCGGCAGCCGAGGTGGCGCGGACGGTGGTTGAGCTCGCGCCTTCCGGGACGCTGTCCGTCGTCGGCGCCGACGGCTGGCCGCTCGGTGTCGGCGCTCGTTTTGTCGCCGACGCCACTGGCGCGCCCGCGCTCTGCCTGGCCACAGCGGGAGTGACCGTGCCAGATGCGCGGGCAAGTTTTCACGTTGAG TTTCAGCAAAGTGGAGCCAGGACACCACAATGTACTTTTCTTGGTGCCTTGGCTAAACCTAGTGATGAATATGAGCTCAAG AAGCTGTCTACTAGGTGGGAAACCAAATTTGGGGAGGAGATAGATGAAGATCGTTTGTATCTAATATCTGTAGAGCGGATCTTGCACATGGAAGACTTCAACGAG GGCCGTGTGTGGGTAGTCCCGTCAGAATACAGTGATGCAGAACCAGATCCCCTTCGAAACTTTGCTGAAAGCGTTGTTGAGGAAATGAATAGCGAACATGCTGAGGACGTTCATAGGATATACAGTATTTACGTCGAATCAGATTTTCAG GCATTGGATGTAAAGATGATTTGGGTAGACAGACTTGGTTTTGACTTGCACGTTCATTCTGAGGAAGGCATCTTCGCTGTTCGGATACCTTTCTCAAGGCAGGTCTCTGACCAGAAGGCGGTGAAATCGTCATTCAACATGATGTCTCATCATGCATGGGAGGTGGAAAAGAGTTATGCCACCCCAGAGTTTGAGAAGGTACAATTCTTGAAGAAGGTCACATAG